The Achromobacter deleyi region CAACGCCTCGTCGCGTGTACCCACGCCCTGTCCCGACCCGCTGCCGCCCGGCGCGCGCTGGCGCGAGGTGCCGACCGAGCAACAACCCATCGGCTTCGTGCTGCTGCGCTCGCGCCGCCGCAGCATCGGCTTCGTGATCACCGACGACGGCTTGCGCGTCACCGCGCCCAATTGGGTGACGCTGACGCAGATCGACGACGCGGTGCGCGAGAAGGCGCGCTGGATCCTCGCCAAGCTGCGCGAGTGGCATGCCCGCAAGCAGCAACTGGCCATGGCGCACACGCGCTGGCAGGCAGGCGGCGAACTGCCCTACCTCGGCCGCCGCATCCTCATCGGCGTGGGCGGGGAAAGCCGCCAGGCCTTTCTATCCGGCGACGCCGAAGCGCCGCAAGACGGCGACACGCTGTGGCTGGCGCTGCCCTCCACCGCAGACCAGGGCCGCATCCGCGACTCGGCGCAGGCCTGGCTGCAACAGCGCGCGGGCGCCTGGTTCGGCGCGCGGCTGGCGCACTTCCTGCAGA contains the following coding sequences:
- a CDS encoding M48 family metallopeptidase: MSSTDQLELLFDMQEDDALTGASPLIALPNPPAAPRPAVPKAPATRPDALRPVTPANLFPDASPAPAPAGEPLLTLSPNASSRVPTPCPDPLPPGARWREVPTEQQPIGFVLLRSRRRSIGFVITDDGLRVTAPNWVTLTQIDDAVREKARWILAKLREWHARKQQLAMAHTRWQAGGELPYLGRRILIGVGGESRQAFLSGDAEAPQDGDTLWLALPSTADQGRIRDSAQAWLQQRAGAWFGARLAHFLQISGLKIRRWRLSSAATRWGSCTSDGNIMLNWRLIHFAPAIIDYVIAHELAHLREMNHSQDFWREVGQILPDFEDAKNILRRHDPASLPQF